One segment of Fusarium oxysporum f. sp. lycopersici 4287 chromosome 7, whole genome shotgun sequence DNA contains the following:
- a CDS encoding transketolase (At least one base has a quality score < 10): MEGVSSEASSLAGHLQLGNLIAIWDDNKITIDGDTAVAFTEDVPKRYEAYGWHVVKVDDGDHDLAGIEAAIKEAQSVTDKPTLIQLRTTIGFGSKNQGTHGVHGSPLKADDIKQLKEKWGFNPDESFAVPQEVYDFYGKRSSEGAAREQEWNQLFAKYKEQYPKEHADLVRRMSGDLPEGWEKSLPVYTPSDPAIASRKLSETVLSKVESVIPELFGGSADLTGSNLTRWKEAVDFQPKSTGLGDYSGRYVRYGVREHGMGAILNGLAAYGTILPYSGTFLNFVSYAAGSVRLSALSRVRTIWVATHDSIGLGEDGPTHQPIETLAHFRALPNCLVWRPADGNETSGAYYVCLTSKHSPSIIALSRQNLPQLEGSTIEKAAKGGYVLREVEGADITLVATGSEVSIAVDAAKYLQDNKGIKARIVSMPCFEAFDLQDKEYRLSVLPDGIPSLSIEVMSTMGWERYTHEQFGINRFGASGAYKDVYKKFEFTPEGIAKRAVATIDFWKDVPNIRSPINRAFQQII; the protein is encoded by the exons ATGGAGGGTGTCTCCAGCGAGGCCTCCTCTCTGGCTGGTCACCTCCAGCTTGGCAACCTCATTGCCATCTGGGACGACAACAAGATCACCATTGACGGTGACACTGCTGTGGCTTTCACTGAGGATGTCCCTAAGCGATACGAGGCCTACGGCTGGCACGTCGTCAAGGTCGACGACGGTGACCACGATCTTGCCGGCATCGAGGCTGCCATTAAGGAGGCTCAATCCGTCACTGACAAGCCTACCCTTATTCAGCTCCGAACCACCATTGGTTTCGGTTCCAAGAACCAGGGCACCCACGGTGTCCACGGCTCTCCCCTCAAGGCCGACGAtatcaagcagctcaaggagaagtGGGGCTTCAACCCCGACGAGAGCTTCGCTGTTCCCCAGGAAGTCTATGACTTCTACGGCAAGCGATCTTCTGAGGGTGCCGCTCGCGAGCAGGAGTGGAACCAGCTCTTTGCCAAGTACAAGGAGCAGTACCCCAAGGAGCACGCCGACCTCGTCCGCCGCATGTCTGGCGATCTTCCCGAGGGCTGGGAGAAGAGCCTCCCCGTCTACACCCCCTCCGACCCCGCCATTGCCTCGCGAAAGCTCTCCGAGACCGTCCTCAGTAAGGTCGAGAGCGTCATTCCCGAGCTCTTCGGTGGTTCCGCCGATTTGACTGGCTCTAACCTGACCCGATGGAAGGAGGCTGTCGACTTCCAGCCCAAGTCCACTGGTCTCGGTGACTACTCTGGTCGATATGTCCGCTACGGTGTCCGTGAGCACGGCATGGGTGCCATCCTCAACGGTCTCGCTGCGTACGGCACCATCCTGCCCTACTCCGGTACCTTCTTGAACTTCGTCTCATACGCTGCCGGTTCCGTCCGTCTGTCTGCTCTCTCTCGCGTTCGCACCATCTGGGTTGCCACCCACGACTCTATTGGtcttggtgaggatggtCCTACTCACCAGCCTATTGAGACTCTTGCCCACTTCCGCGCTCTCCCCAACTGTCTTGTCTGGCGACCTGCCGACGGTAACGAGACCAGCGGTGCTTACTACGTCTGCTTGACATCCAAGCACTCCCCTAGCATCATTGCTCTGTCTCGACAGAACCTTCCCCAACTCGAGGGCTCTACTATCGAGAAGGCCGCCAAGGGTGGTTATGTCCTGCGTGAAGTCGAGGGTGCCGACATCACCCTGGTTGCCACCGGTTCCGAGGTTTCCATTGCTGTCGATGCTGCCAAGTATCTCCAGGATAACAAGGGCATCAAGGCCCGTATCGTCTCCATGCCCTGCTTCGAGGCTTTCGATCTCCAGGACAAGGAGTATCGCCTGTCCGTCCTTCCCGACGGCATTCCTTCTCTGTCCATTGAAGTCATGAGCACCATGGGCTGGGAGCGTTACACTCACGAGCAGTTCGGTATCAACCGATTCGGTGCTTCTGGTGCCTACAAGGATGTCTACAAG AAGTTCGAGTTCACCCCTGAGGGCATTGCCAAGCGCGCCGTCGCCACCATCGACTTCTGGAAGGACGTCCCCAACATCCGATCCCCCATCAACCGTGCTTTCCAGCAGATCATCTAG
- a CDS encoding hypothetical protein (At least one base has a quality score < 10), whose protein sequence is MANLPSQHPTLSLHLSDVTLTPLITSASSQSHLESLTALTSSALSSQTAAQRLGLGRPQRLMVEYPDRGPVVIHSYLDPRDAVDTATNNAAATASSRPGSAPGSSHDPDSRAPRSEPAPSHDDPRSEDAAPLLVGVVVAGSADEAREARRASTRLERVGREFQREWAAESSQERANDEAPE, encoded by the coding sequence atggccaaccTCCCATCGCAACACCCCACCCTCTCTCTCCATCTCTCCGACGTCACCCTCACCCCGCTCATCACCTCGGCCTCGTCGCAATCACACCTCGAATCCCTCACAGCTCTCACCTCAAGCGCCCTCTCCTCCCAGACCGCCGCTCAGCGACTCGGTCTCGGTCGCCCCCAACGTCTCATGGTTGAGTACCCTGATCGTGGGCCTGTCGTAATACACTCATATCTTGATCCTCGCGACGCTGTCGATACAGCTACCAACAACGCTGCCGCGACCGCCTCTAGCCGCCCGGGTTCAGCGCCCGGGTCAAGTCACGACCCCGACTCTAGAGCACCTCGGTCTGAACCTGCGCCGTCCCATGACGATCCGCGATCCGAGGATGCGGCCCCGTTGCTCGTTGGTGTGGTCGTCGCAGGGTCCGCAGATGAAGCGAGAGAAGCCCGCCGCGCATCAACAAGGCTAGAGCGCGTGGGAAGAGAATTCCAAAGGGAGTGGGCTGCTGAGAGTAGTCAAGAGCGCGCAAACGACGAGGCGCCAGAGTGA
- a CDS encoding hypothetical protein (At least one base has a quality score < 10): MASAVPRRRKLIGQRRRVEDEGEDEAGPETLDLDDDSITDGSLTDDNDPADDSDTSNIDEASPTSPNARRKVNGAAKHAGHSHKSGSGSGPDQNGKPVTDTDVMLHGLSITDQSPPVQEMHFDEVVAPSPSKSPAAPIVVSSASARPPAAPANRRRQEHEDYKRKRDEDPAFVPNRGAFFMHDHRHAGPAANGFRPFGRGRGRGGRGGIGGPFAPIKYDNALPFLLLPFTNRHSQLHQPVDPTTNSPWTHDMHDAVVEPAPPARPRHMVEQEGPANGNGFIPTCDPNPTPINRTLSTEKHIGNAQVRVSLPSMKEPVVIPRLAVKQYTKLPDHRPPLRRDKPVRISLPNNPPRYIYPAADRSFIFIPRAMRPNQQRMRGKPRSGFGSMGGFSRRTSVFGGSYYGSVYSPSVAMSRRSSIVDRDYMFSPTGSVISRPPIPVENTRPVVRLPPAPRPEMPMNTMVPPMAAPASAYGPAYQQAFHQQVPIQMANGLSQESHTRQPSYPSQHSTGTPLSQIPERAIHAAPFQPNTYGQQPYYNQQPYQAQPQQGYYYPPNYNAPIYGASSTAPAFVPSQPGPPGSFTPQNQPEQPVMSNNGTHPATGSSLVVQEANGMVYYFDASQLPPDTNYSGYPAPQGYQPSVMVQ; this comes from the exons ATGGCTTCCGCTGTTCCTCGACGTAGGAAGCTTATCGGTCAACGTCGCCGTGTTGAGGACGAGGGCGAAGACGAGGCTGGCCCGGAGACCCTCGACCTCGATGACGATTCCATCACCGATGGCTCCCTGACAGATGACAATGATCCTGCAGATGATAGCGATACCAGCAACATTGACGAGGCCTCGCCAACGTCCCCGAATGCGAGGAGGAAGGTCAATGGCGCTGCCAAGCATGCCGGCCATAGCCATAAGTCGGGGTCCGGTTCCGGCCCCGACCAGAATGGCAAGCCTGTTACTGATACGGACGTGATGCTGCACGGTTTGTCCATTACAGACCAATCTCCCCCCGTTCAGGAGATGCATTTTGACGAGGTCGTTGCCCCGTCACCCAGCAAGTCTCCTGCTGCCCCCATAGTAGTGAGCTCGGCATCCGCCAGGCCACCTGCTGCTCCTGCAAACAGACGTCGACAAGAGCACGAAGATTACAAACGCAAGAGAGATGAGGACCCGGCTTTCGTTCCCAACCGTGGTGCCTTCTTCATGCATGACCACAGACATGCTGGGCCCGCAGCAAATGGATTTCGTCCTTTTGGACGaggtcgaggtcgaggtgGCCGTGGTGGTATTGGAGGACCTTTTGCTCCCATCAAGTATGATAATGCCCTCCCCTTCTTACTTCTTCCATTTACTAATAGGCATAGCCAATTGCACCAGCCTGTAGACCCGACGACCAACTCTCCATGGACACATGATATGCACGACGCCGTCGTAGAGCCCGCACCTCCAGCACGCCCTCGACACATGGTGGAACAGGAGGGCCCAGCCAACGGAAATGGATTCATTCCGACATGTGATCCAAATCCGACTCCAATCAACCGGACTCTTTCCACTGAGAAGCATATCGGCAATGCACAGGTCCGGGTGTCCCTTCCGTCTATGAAAGAACCGGTTGTCATTCCACGTCTTGCCGTGAAACAGTATACCAAGCTCCCCGATCATCGGCCACCTCTGCGTCGGGACAAACCCGTCCGTATCTCGCTACCCAACAATCCTCCTCGATATATATACCCTGCCGCTGACAgatctttcatcttcatccccCGGGCTATGCGGCCCAACCAGCAGCGAATGCGAGGAAAACCTCGTTCTGGCTTTGGTTCTATGGGTGGCTTCTCGAGACGAACAAGTGTTTTTGGGGGCAGTTATTATGGCAGCGTGTATTCTCCTAGTGTGGCCATGAGCAGGCGGTCTTCCATCGTGGACCGTGATTACATGTTTTCCCCTACAGGCTCCGTTATCTCACGGCCCCCCATCCCTGTTGAGAATACCCGGCCGGTTGTTCGACTACCTCCTGCTCCTCGGCCGGAAATGCCAATGAACACAATGGTTCCGCCAATGGCTGCTCCAGCTTCTGCTTATGGGCCA GCTTACCAGCAGGCCTTCCATCAACAGGTGCCTATTCAAATGGCTAATGGCCTGTCTCAAGAATCACATACTCGCCAGCCGTCTTATCCATCTCAGCATTCTACTGGTACACCTTTGTCTCAGATTCCTGAGAGAGCCATTCATGCTGCTCCTTTCCAGCCAAACACTTATGGCCAGCAACCTTACTACAATCAGCAGCCATATCAAGCGCAGCCTCAGCAGGGATACTATTACCCGCCCAACTACAACGCTCCCATATATGGGGCGTCCAGTACTGCACCTGCATTTGTGCCCAGCCAGCCAGGTCCTCCTGGTAGCTTCACGCCTCAGAATCAGCCCGAGCAACCTGTGATGTCTAACAACGGCACACACCCTGCTACAGGGTCCAGTCTGGTGGTTCAAGAAGCGAATGGGATGGTTTACTACTTCGATGCGTCACAGCTGCCGCCGGATACCAATTATTCTGGCTACCCTGCGCCTCAAGGCTACCAACCCAGTGTCATGG TTCAATGA
- a CDS encoding transketolase (At least one base has a quality score < 10) has translation MGYGEIDQKAINTIRVLAADATAHSNSGHPGAPMGMAPVAHVLFNKFLNFNPKNPDWLNRDRFVLSNGHGCMLQYALLHLFGYDLSIDDLKAFRSVDSRTPGHPEAHDTPGVEVTTGPLGQGISNAVGLAIAQAHTGAVFNKDGFPLVNNYTYTFLGDGCLMEGVSSEASSLAGHLQLGNLIAIWDDNKITIDGDTAVAFTEDVPKRYEAYGWHVVKVDDGDHDLAGIEAAIKEAQSVTDKPTLIQLRTTIGFGSKNQGTHGVHGSPLKADDIKQLKEKWGFNPDESFAVPQEVYDFYGKRSSEGAAREQEWNQLFAKYKEQYPKEHADLVRRMSGDLPEGWEKSLPVYTPSDPAIASRKLSETVLSKVESVIPELFGGSADLTGSNLTRWKEAVDFQPKSTGLGDYSGRYVRYGVREHGMGAILNGLAAYGTILPYSGTFLNFVSYAAGSVRLSALSRVRTIWVATHDSIGLGEDGPTHQPIETLAHFRALPNCLVWRPADGNETSGAYYVCLTSKHSPSIIALSRQNLPQLEGSTIEKAAKGGYVLREVEGADITLVATGSEVSIAVDAAKYLQDNKGIKARIVSMPCFEAFDLQDKEYRLSVLPDGIPSLSIEVMSTMGWERYTHEQFGINRFGASGAYKDVYKKFEFTPEGIAKRAVATIDFWKDVPNIRSPINRAFQQII, from the exons ATGCGACCGCTCACAGCAACTCTGGACACCCTGGTGCTCCCAT GGGAATGGCCCCAGTTGCCCACGTCCTGTTcaacaagttcctcaacttcaaccccaAGAACCCCGACTGGTTAAACCGTGACCGCTTCGTCCTCTC CAACGGACACGGCTGCATGCTTCAGTATGCTCTCCTCCACCTTTTCGGCTACGATCTCAGCATCGATGACCTGAAGGCTTTCCGA TCCGTCGACAGCCGCACTCCCGGTCATCCCGAGGCTCACGACACTCCCGGTGTTGAGGTCACCACTGGCCCTCTCGGCCAGGGTATCTCAAACGCTGTTGGTCTGGCCATTGCCCAGGCTCATACCGGAGCTGTCTTCAACAAGGACGGTTTTCCTCTTGTCAACAACTACACTTACACTTTCCTCGGCGATGGCTGCTTGATGGAGGGTGTCTCCAGCGAGGCCTCCTCTCTGGCTGGTCACCTCCAGCTTGGCAACCTCATTGCCATCTGGGACGACAACAAGATCACCATTGACGGTGACACTGCTGTGGCTTTCACTGAGGATGTCCCTAAGCGATACGAGGCCTACGGCTGGCACGTCGTCAAGGTCGACGACGGTGACCACGATCTTGCCGGCATCGAGGCTGCCATTAAGGAGGCTCAATCCGTCACTGACAAGCCTACCCTTATTCAGCTCCGAACCACCATTGGTTTCGGTTCCAAGAACCAGGGCACCCACGGTGTCCACGGCTCTCCCCTCAAGGCCGACGAtatcaagcagctcaaggagaagtGGGGCTTCAACCCCGACGAGAGCTTCGCTGTTCCCCAGGAAGTCTATGACTTCTACGGCAAGCGATCTTCTGAGGGTGCCGCTCGCGAGCAGGAGTGGAACCAGCTCTTTGCCAAGTACAAGGAGCAGTACCCCAAGGAGCACGCCGACCTCGTCCGCCGCATGTCTGGCGATCTTCCCGAGGGCTGGGAGAAGAGCCTCCCCGTCTACACCCCCTCCGACCCCGCCATTGCCTCGCGAAAGCTCTCCGAGACCGTCCTCAGTAAGGTCGAGAGCGTCATTCCCGAGCTCTTCGGTGGTTCCGCCGATTTGACTGGCTCTAACCTGACCCGATGGAAGGAGGCTGTCGACTTCCAGCCCAAGTCCACTGGTCTCGGTGACTACTCTGGTCGATATGTCCGCTACGGTGTCCGTGAGCACGGCATGGGTGCCATCCTCAACGGTCTCGCTGCGTACGGCACCATCCTGCCCTACTCCGGTACCTTCTTGAACTTCGTCTCATACGCTGCCGGTTCCGTCCGTCTGTCTGCTCTCTCTCGCGTTCGCACCATCTGGGTTGCCACCCACGACTCTATTGGtcttggtgaggatggtCCTACTCACCAGCCTATTGAGACTCTTGCCCACTTCCGCGCTCTCCCCAACTGTCTTGTCTGGCGACCTGCCGACGGTAACGAGACCAGCGGTGCTTACTACGTCTGCTTGACATCCAAGCACTCCCCTAGCATCATTGCTCTGTCTCGACAGAACCTTCCCCAACTCGAGGGCTCTACTATCGAGAAGGCCGCCAAGGGTGGTTATGTCCTGCGTGAAGTCGAGGGTGCCGACATCACCCTGGTTGCCACCGGTTCCGAGGTTTCCATTGCTGTCGATGCTGCCAAGTATCTCCAGGATAACAAGGGCATCAAGGCCCGTATCGTCTCCATGCCCTGCTTCGAGGCTTTCGATCTCCAGGACAAGGAGTATCGCCTGTCCGTCCTTCCCGACGGCATTCCTTCTCTGTCCATTGAAGTCATGAGCACCATGGGCTGGGAGCGTTACACTCACGAGCAGTTCGGTATCAACCGATTCGGTGCTTCTGGTGCCTACAAGGATGTCTACAAG AAGTTCGAGTTCACCCCTGAGGGCATTGCCAAGCGCGCCGTCGCCACCATCGACTTCTGGAAGGACGTCCCCAACATCCGATCCCCCATCAACCGTGCTTTCCAGCAGATCATCTAG
- a CDS encoding transketolase (At least one base has a quality score < 10) yields the protein MGMAPVAHVLFNKFLNFNPKNPDWLNRDRFVLSNGHGCMLQYALLHLFGYDLSIDDLKAFRSVDSRTPGHPEAHDTPGVEVTTGPLGQGISNAVGLAIAQAHTGAVFNKDGFPLVNNYTYTFLGDGCLMEGVSSEASSLAGHLQLGNLIAIWDDNKITIDGDTAVAFTEDVPKRYEAYGWHVVKVDDGDHDLAGIEAAIKEAQSVTDKPTLIQLRTTIGFGSKNQGTHGVHGSPLKADDIKQLKEKWGFNPDESFAVPQEVYDFYGKRSSEGAAREQEWNQLFAKYKEQYPKEHADLVRRMSGDLPEGWEKSLPVYTPSDPAIASRKLSETVLSKVESVIPELFGGSADLTGSNLTRWKEAVDFQPKSTGLGDYSGRYVRYGVREHGMGAILNGLAAYGTILPYSGTFLNFVSYAAGSVRLSALSRVRTIWVATHDSIGLGEDGPTHQPIETLAHFRALPNCLVWRPADGNETSGAYYVCLTSKHSPSIIALSRQNLPQLEGSTIEKAAKGGYVLREVEGADITLVATGSEVSIAVDAAKYLQDNKGIKARIVSMPCFEAFDLQDKEYRLSVLPDGIPSLSIEVMSTMGWERYTHEQFGINRFGASGAYKDVYKKFEFTPEGIAKRAVATIDFWKDVPNIRSPINRAFQQII from the exons AT GGGAATGGCCCCAGTTGCCCACGTCCTGTTcaacaagttcctcaacttcaaccccaAGAACCCCGACTGGTTAAACCGTGACCGCTTCGTCCTCTC CAACGGACACGGCTGCATGCTTCAGTATGCTCTCCTCCACCTTTTCGGCTACGATCTCAGCATCGATGACCTGAAGGCTTTCCGA TCCGTCGACAGCCGCACTCCCGGTCATCCCGAGGCTCACGACACTCCCGGTGTTGAGGTCACCACTGGCCCTCTCGGCCAGGGTATCTCAAACGCTGTTGGTCTGGCCATTGCCCAGGCTCATACCGGAGCTGTCTTCAACAAGGACGGTTTTCCTCTTGTCAACAACTACACTTACACTTTCCTCGGCGATGGCTGCTTGATGGAGGGTGTCTCCAGCGAGGCCTCCTCTCTGGCTGGTCACCTCCAGCTTGGCAACCTCATTGCCATCTGGGACGACAACAAGATCACCATTGACGGTGACACTGCTGTGGCTTTCACTGAGGATGTCCCTAAGCGATACGAGGCCTACGGCTGGCACGTCGTCAAGGTCGACGACGGTGACCACGATCTTGCCGGCATCGAGGCTGCCATTAAGGAGGCTCAATCCGTCACTGACAAGCCTACCCTTATTCAGCTCCGAACCACCATTGGTTTCGGTTCCAAGAACCAGGGCACCCACGGTGTCCACGGCTCTCCCCTCAAGGCCGACGAtatcaagcagctcaaggagaagtGGGGCTTCAACCCCGACGAGAGCTTCGCTGTTCCCCAGGAAGTCTATGACTTCTACGGCAAGCGATCTTCTGAGGGTGCCGCTCGCGAGCAGGAGTGGAACCAGCTCTTTGCCAAGTACAAGGAGCAGTACCCCAAGGAGCACGCCGACCTCGTCCGCCGCATGTCTGGCGATCTTCCCGAGGGCTGGGAGAAGAGCCTCCCCGTCTACACCCCCTCCGACCCCGCCATTGCCTCGCGAAAGCTCTCCGAGACCGTCCTCAGTAAGGTCGAGAGCGTCATTCCCGAGCTCTTCGGTGGTTCCGCCGATTTGACTGGCTCTAACCTGACCCGATGGAAGGAGGCTGTCGACTTCCAGCCCAAGTCCACTGGTCTCGGTGACTACTCTGGTCGATATGTCCGCTACGGTGTCCGTGAGCACGGCATGGGTGCCATCCTCAACGGTCTCGCTGCGTACGGCACCATCCTGCCCTACTCCGGTACCTTCTTGAACTTCGTCTCATACGCTGCCGGTTCCGTCCGTCTGTCTGCTCTCTCTCGCGTTCGCACCATCTGGGTTGCCACCCACGACTCTATTGGtcttggtgaggatggtCCTACTCACCAGCCTATTGAGACTCTTGCCCACTTCCGCGCTCTCCCCAACTGTCTTGTCTGGCGACCTGCCGACGGTAACGAGACCAGCGGTGCTTACTACGTCTGCTTGACATCCAAGCACTCCCCTAGCATCATTGCTCTGTCTCGACAGAACCTTCCCCAACTCGAGGGCTCTACTATCGAGAAGGCCGCCAAGGGTGGTTATGTCCTGCGTGAAGTCGAGGGTGCCGACATCACCCTGGTTGCCACCGGTTCCGAGGTTTCCATTGCTGTCGATGCTGCCAAGTATCTCCAGGATAACAAGGGCATCAAGGCCCGTATCGTCTCCATGCCCTGCTTCGAGGCTTTCGATCTCCAGGACAAGGAGTATCGCCTGTCCGTCCTTCCCGACGGCATTCCTTCTCTGTCCATTGAAGTCATGAGCACCATGGGCTGGGAGCGTTACACTCACGAGCAGTTCGGTATCAACCGATTCGGTGCTTCTGGTGCCTACAAGGATGTCTACAAG AAGTTCGAGTTCACCCCTGAGGGCATTGCCAAGCGCGCCGTCGCCACCATCGACTTCTGGAAGGACGTCCCCAACATCCGATCCCCCATCAACCGTGCTTTCCAGCAGATCATCTAG
- a CDS encoding transketolase (At least one base has a quality score < 10) gives MLQYALLHLFGYDLSIDDLKAFRSVDSRTPGHPEAHDTPGVEVTTGPLGQGISNAVGLAIAQAHTGAVFNKDGFPLVNNYTYTFLGDGCLMEGVSSEASSLAGHLQLGNLIAIWDDNKITIDGDTAVAFTEDVPKRYEAYGWHVVKVDDGDHDLAGIEAAIKEAQSVTDKPTLIQLRTTIGFGSKNQGTHGVHGSPLKADDIKQLKEKWGFNPDESFAVPQEVYDFYGKRSSEGAAREQEWNQLFAKYKEQYPKEHADLVRRMSGDLPEGWEKSLPVYTPSDPAIASRKLSETVLSKVESVIPELFGGSADLTGSNLTRWKEAVDFQPKSTGLGDYSGRYVRYGVREHGMGAILNGLAAYGTILPYSGTFLNFVSYAAGSVRLSALSRVRTIWVATHDSIGLGEDGPTHQPIETLAHFRALPNCLVWRPADGNETSGAYYVCLTSKHSPSIIALSRQNLPQLEGSTIEKAAKGGYVLREVEGADITLVATGSEVSIAVDAAKYLQDNKGIKARIVSMPCFEAFDLQDKEYRLSVLPDGIPSLSIEVMSTMGWERYTHEQFGINRFGASGAYKDVYKKFEFTPEGIAKRAVATIDFWKDVPNIRSPINRAFQQII, from the exons ATGCTTCAGTATGCTCTCCTCCACCTTTTCGGCTACGATCTCAGCATCGATGACCTGAAGGCTTTCCGA TCCGTCGACAGCCGCACTCCCGGTCATCCCGAGGCTCACGACACTCCCGGTGTTGAGGTCACCACTGGCCCTCTCGGCCAGGGTATCTCAAACGCTGTTGGTCTGGCCATTGCCCAGGCTCATACCGGAGCTGTCTTCAACAAGGACGGTTTTCCTCTTGTCAACAACTACACTTACACTTTCCTCGGCGATGGCTGCTTGATGGAGGGTGTCTCCAGCGAGGCCTCCTCTCTGGCTGGTCACCTCCAGCTTGGCAACCTCATTGCCATCTGGGACGACAACAAGATCACCATTGACGGTGACACTGCTGTGGCTTTCACTGAGGATGTCCCTAAGCGATACGAGGCCTACGGCTGGCACGTCGTCAAGGTCGACGACGGTGACCACGATCTTGCCGGCATCGAGGCTGCCATTAAGGAGGCTCAATCCGTCACTGACAAGCCTACCCTTATTCAGCTCCGAACCACCATTGGTTTCGGTTCCAAGAACCAGGGCACCCACGGTGTCCACGGCTCTCCCCTCAAGGCCGACGAtatcaagcagctcaaggagaagtGGGGCTTCAACCCCGACGAGAGCTTCGCTGTTCCCCAGGAAGTCTATGACTTCTACGGCAAGCGATCTTCTGAGGGTGCCGCTCGCGAGCAGGAGTGGAACCAGCTCTTTGCCAAGTACAAGGAGCAGTACCCCAAGGAGCACGCCGACCTCGTCCGCCGCATGTCTGGCGATCTTCCCGAGGGCTGGGAGAAGAGCCTCCCCGTCTACACCCCCTCCGACCCCGCCATTGCCTCGCGAAAGCTCTCCGAGACCGTCCTCAGTAAGGTCGAGAGCGTCATTCCCGAGCTCTTCGGTGGTTCCGCCGATTTGACTGGCTCTAACCTGACCCGATGGAAGGAGGCTGTCGACTTCCAGCCCAAGTCCACTGGTCTCGGTGACTACTCTGGTCGATATGTCCGCTACGGTGTCCGTGAGCACGGCATGGGTGCCATCCTCAACGGTCTCGCTGCGTACGGCACCATCCTGCCCTACTCCGGTACCTTCTTGAACTTCGTCTCATACGCTGCCGGTTCCGTCCGTCTGTCTGCTCTCTCTCGCGTTCGCACCATCTGGGTTGCCACCCACGACTCTATTGGtcttggtgaggatggtCCTACTCACCAGCCTATTGAGACTCTTGCCCACTTCCGCGCTCTCCCCAACTGTCTTGTCTGGCGACCTGCCGACGGTAACGAGACCAGCGGTGCTTACTACGTCTGCTTGACATCCAAGCACTCCCCTAGCATCATTGCTCTGTCTCGACAGAACCTTCCCCAACTCGAGGGCTCTACTATCGAGAAGGCCGCCAAGGGTGGTTATGTCCTGCGTGAAGTCGAGGGTGCCGACATCACCCTGGTTGCCACCGGTTCCGAGGTTTCCATTGCTGTCGATGCTGCCAAGTATCTCCAGGATAACAAGGGCATCAAGGCCCGTATCGTCTCCATGCCCTGCTTCGAGGCTTTCGATCTCCAGGACAAGGAGTATCGCCTGTCCGTCCTTCCCGACGGCATTCCTTCTCTGTCCATTGAAGTCATGAGCACCATGGGCTGGGAGCGTTACACTCACGAGCAGTTCGGTATCAACCGATTCGGTGCTTCTGGTGCCTACAAGGATGTCTACAAG AAGTTCGAGTTCACCCCTGAGGGCATTGCCAAGCGCGCCGTCGCCACCATCGACTTCTGGAAGGACGTCCCCAACATCCGATCCCCCATCAACCGTGCTTTCCAGCAGATCATCTAG